From the genome of Mycobacteriales bacterium:
CTCCTGACGATCACGAGCATCCTGCTCATCGTGCTCGTCCTGCTGCACAAGGGGAAGGGCGGCGGCCTGTCCACCATGTTCGGCGGTGGCGTCTCCTCCTCGCTCGGCGGCAGCGCCGTCGTGGAGAAGAACCTGGATCGGCTGACCATCGTGTGCGGGCTGGTCTGGGTGGTCTGCATCATCGCCCTGGGCCTGCTGCTCAAGGAGACACCGGCCGCCGCGCCCCTGTAGAGCGGCAACCCCACCAGCAGCATCAATTTCGAGCGAGGAGCAGTCCGTGGCAGGTGGCAACGCGATCAGGGGCAGCCGGGTGGGCGCCGGTCCGATGGGCGAGGCGGAGCGCGGCGAGGCCGCGCCCCGGCGGCGCATCGCCTTCTACTGTGCCAATGCGCACGAGACGCGCCCCTCGTTCGCCGACGACGCGTCCGTTCCCGACACCTGGGACTGCCGGCGGTGTGGCTTTCCGGCCGGCCAGGACAAGGACAACCCGCCGGCCCAGACGAAGGTCGAGCCCTACAAGACGCACCTGGCCTACGTGCGCGAGCGCCGCAACGTCGAGGACGGCGAGGCGATCCTGGCCGAGGCCCTCGCCAAGCTCCGCGGCAACCGCTGACCCTGGTCAGCGGCGGCGCAGCTCCCGCGGCAGGTCGGCCGCCGCGGCCTCGTCCAGCAGCCACAGCGTCGCTGCGCGGCCGGTCACGCCGGCGGCCGGCACCCCCACCCGCCCCGCGCCACCCAGCGCCATCCTGACCATCGGGGCCTTCTCCGCGCCCGCCACCACCATCCAGACCTCCCGCGCGGCCCCGAGCGCGGAGAAGCCCAGGGTGATCCGGGTCGGGGGCGGCTTCGGGCAGCCGTGCACGCCGACGACGAGCCGGTCGTCGTGGGCCGCCGGCGACTCCGGGAAGATGGAGGCGGTGTGACCCTCCGCACCCATCCCGAGCAGCAGCACGTCGAACGGCGGGATCTCGTGGTCCGGCGGCGCGGCCCGGCGCAGCTCGTCGGCGTAACGCGCCGCCGCGGCGTCGGCGTCCTGCCCGTCCGGCCCGCCCAGCGCTCCCATCGGGTGCACGCGCGCCGGGTCCAGGTCGAGCGCGTCGAGCAGGGCCTCCCACGCCTGCCGTTCGTTGCGCTCGGGGTCGTCGGCCGACACGTACCTTTCGTCACCCCACCAGATGTCGACCCGGCGCCAGTCCACCGCCTGCCGTGCCCCGGAACGGCGCACGGCGTCGAGCGCGGCGATCCCCACACCGCCGCCGGTCAGCACGACCGAGGCCGAGCCGCGTAGCGCTTGCGCGTCGACCAGCCGGGTGAGCAGCCGGGCGGCCACCGCCGCCGCCAGCACCTGCGGGTCGGCGACCACCACCACGGTGGGGGCGGACGTCACGAGGTCGTCAGCGCCGGGTCCGGATCACCCGCGTCGCTGGGGTCGTGCCAGACGTGGGTGCGGATCGCCGGCCGGTCCGACAGCCCGCCGACACCGGTCGCTGCAGCCAGCGCCGCGGCGTAGGTC
Proteins encoded in this window:
- the pgl gene encoding 6-phosphogluconolactonase, whose translation is MTSAPTVVVVADPQVLAAAVAARLLTRLVDAQALRGSASVVLTGGGVGIAALDAVRRSGARQAVDWRRVDIWWGDERYVSADDPERNERQAWEALLDALDLDPARVHPMGALGGPDGQDADAAAARYADELRRAAPPDHEIPPFDVLLLGMGAEGHTASIFPESPAAHDDRLVVGVHGCPKPPPTRITLGFSALGAAREVWMVVAGAEKAPMVRMALGGAGRVGVPAAGVTGRAATLWLLDEAAAADLPRELRRR
- a CDS encoding RNA polymerase-binding protein RbpA, coding for MAGGNAIRGSRVGAGPMGEAERGEAAPRRRIAFYCANAHETRPSFADDASVPDTWDCRRCGFPAGQDKDNPPAQTKVEPYKTHLAYVRERRNVEDGEAILAEALAKLRGNR
- the secG gene encoding preprotein translocase subunit SecG; the encoded protein is MVTFLSILLTITSILLIVLVLLHKGKGGGLSTMFGGGVSSSLGGSAVVEKNLDRLTIVCGLVWVVCIIALGLLLKETPAAAPL